Below is a genomic region from Flammeovirgaceae bacterium SG7u.111.
CCCGATACCGCATTTCCCCAACCGAATGAAAAAGGAATCATCGCCAACGATTGGTCATTGCACCAATTGGCTACAACAAGCAACTACGCACCAAGGAGCAGGGTGTTTTCTTGGCTTATTGGTGGGCTCAACTATCAAATAGAGCATCATTTGTTACCTAATATCTGCCATGTGCATTACAGACACATTTCCAAAATTGTTTCCAAAACGGCGGAGGAGTTCGGTATGCCGTACTTGGTGGAAAAAACCTTCTTTGACGCACTTATAAGCCATATAAAAATGCTTCGCCAGTTGGGTAGGGCTTAATTTACTTTCGAAAGGGTAGGGCACAAAGCGCCCTTTTCCTTTTATTGTTGAGTATGATAATTACGCTGTTAGCATAGAGGTAGTTACTTTAATGAGAGTTTCAATTTTCACTTCGTCATAAGCATCTGAATGAGCTGCCTCAAAGCCCTTGGTATCATTATCGTAATAGGCTCCAGTCATGTTTTTATAATCGTCAGATATTGCCAAGTCAAATAAGATATTTGCCCCTTTATCAGCGGAAGACCAAGAGTTTCCATAGGCTTCCATTACCATTTTCGTGTTTAATAAAGAGCCTGGGTTTACGGCAATCACTGCTATATTTTGAACCTTTTCTGCCAAATAAAAGCTCCACATGGTCAGCGCTAATTTGCTTTGAGCATAGGCTTCCTGTTCATGTTCCTGTTTTTTCCCAGATAATACGTCATAGTCTACCGAAGACTGTGCAGCCGAGCTTAGGTTCAAAATGCGTGGTTCTATTCCTTTGTTTAGTAAAGGGATCAACTCTTTTGTAAGTAAATAGGGAGCCAAATAATTTACAACAATTCGCATGTCCAAACCATCTTTATTGAATGGTGAAGAACTTTTAAACACACCTGCATTATTGATGAGCACATCAATTTTGGGCAGCTCTTTTATGATTTGCCGAGCCAACTTCCTTACTGAATCCAATGCTGAAAAATCTGCTACAAATCCTTTTATATTATCATTTTTTGATAGTGATTTCACTTCTGAGATCGCATCAGAAAGCTTTTTGGGGTTTCTACCGTGAAGGTAAACGTCATGCCCTTCCTTGGCAAACTTTATTGCAGTAAGCTTGCCTATTCCATCTGTGCTTCCGGTTATTAATATGGTCTTTTTCATGATACTATTTGTTCTCCTTTGAAAGTATGAAAATGGGGTAATACTTTATTGGCAATTCGTTCTAAGGTGCTGTTCATATCCATAGAATTAAATCTAAGGTTTAGGGCCACATGGTTCACGGCCATGTCTTTTAATTGATCCAAATATTCAATCAAATAATTAGCGCCAATCTTAAAACCTAGTGGGATAGGCTCTGGTTTAAAATCATCGTTGTCTTGTAATACAACATATAAGGGTTGTATAAAAGGCTTGTCGAAGTCTTGTGTTTTAGCAATAAGTTCTCGCCACTGCTCTATCGTGAGCTTTTGTTGGTATAGGTTTTTAGGGTAGGACATCCACCCATCTCCATTTTCCACGTTCCACTCCAGTGACTGCTGGCTATATCCAGTGATTAGCATGGGTATTTTATGAGCAGTAGGTTTAGGAAGTATGTCAATATTTCCCTTTAGCTCTCCGTATGGGTTTGAGGCTAAGGTCGGGAAGCTTTCTTCTGCCTCTCTTATGTATTCAAAAGACGCACGAAATAAGTTGCCTCGCTGTTCATGATTGATACCCATTGCAGGGTATTCATCGTACCTGTCGCCAGATGCAACTCCTAACACAAACCTTCCGCCAGAGAGCTGATCGATACTTGCGGCTGACTTAGCTACATGAACAGGGTGGTGCAAGGGAAGTGCAATACTTGCAATGCCTAAAGTAATGCTTGATGTTTGCCCCGCCAAGTATCCTAAATAGGTAAAAGGATCGAATAGTTGCCCAGCGTCTCCAAATGAAGGTACATTGAAAGGGATATCTCGAACC
It encodes:
- a CDS encoding SDR family NAD(P)-dependent oxidoreductase, whose amino-acid sequence is MKKTILITGSTDGIGKLTAIKFAKEGHDVYLHGRNPKKLSDAISEVKSLSKNDNIKGFVADFSALDSVRKLARQIIKELPKIDVLINNAGVFKSSSPFNKDGLDMRIVVNYLAPYLLTKELIPLLNKGIEPRILNLSSAAQSSVDYDVLSGKKQEHEQEAYAQSKLALTMWSFYLAEKVQNIAVIAVNPGSLLNTKMVMEAYGNSWSSADKGANILFDLAISDDYKNMTGAYYDNDTKGFEAAHSDAYDEVKIETLIKVTTSMLTA
- a CDS encoding LLM class oxidoreductase, whose product is MSKKANRSEFQIINQGYNSIFKPNELSLGLVIPIENYSNSPVPTMKDHLQRVQQIEELGFKALWVRDIPFNVPSFGDAGQLFDPFTYLGYLAGQTSSITLGIASIALPLHHPVHVAKSAASIDQLSGGRFVLGVASGDRYDEYPAMGINHEQRGNLFRASFEYIREAEESFPTLASNPYGELKGNIDILPKPTAHKIPMLITGYSQQSLEWNVENGDGWMSYPKNLYQQKLTIEQWRELIAKTQDFDKPFIQPLYVVLQDNDDFKPEPIPLGFKIGANYLIEYLDQLKDMAVNHVALNLRFNSMDMNSTLERIANKVLPHFHTFKGEQIVS